In the Chitinivibrionales bacterium genome, TCCCGAACTGCGAGACCGTGTACGGACCATCCTGGAGGAAACCGAAAGAATCTCCCAGGTAACCCGCAAACTCAGGGAAATAAAAAACCCCGTTGTTGAAGATTATACTTCGAGCGGCGAACAAATGATTAATCTTGACAAATCCTCTCGTGAGTCGTAGTGTGCACAAAAAGCGGAGATCATTCCACACTATTCTCATTAGTCTGCCGCTTTGCATACTGATGCACTGTGCCGGACAATTCATGACAACCGGCGAGCGCGCGCTGGCTGACGCCGACTCTCTATTTAAAGCCGAAGATTATGTCCATGCGAGGATGGAATATGCAAAAATCAGAAATGATAATCCCAAAAGCGAGGCAGCCGAAAGAGCCCAGTATAAGCTGGGTTACCTGAACATCTATTATGGCAATCCATTTGCAGACTGGGAAGCCGCGCTCAGAGAGTTTACGAAATACCAGACCCTCTATCCTCAGGGTAAAAAAATCGAAGAAGTAAATTGCTGGATTAATATCCTTCATTCGGTACAGTCATATGAAGCCGGGTATTCCAGCACGGCTTACCAGGCACGAAAACTGGAAGACAAAAGACGACGGGAATCAAAAAGAATAACTGATTTGTCCGCCGCTTTCATGCGATGCGAATCGATCCGGGATTCTCTGATTCAGGAAATCCGGTATCTCAACCGACGGGTCGAAGAATTGAAAGAACTCATAGGGAAATTGCAGTAAAAACGTCGGATTCTGTTCCCCAATATAATGAGATTAAACCAAATGGATAGGAAAACGTTTTACGATCTTGTCACTCCGCAATCAACTATTGCGGTGAAAATCGGAAGCCGTATATTGTCGTCTCCTACTAAAGCGGCCAGTGTGAAACGCATACGCACCCTTGTGGAAGATATCGTCGAATTAAAGAAAAAAAATGTCAGCGTTGTTCTGATATCTTCAGGCGCAATCGCCCACGGGATGCATGCCCTCGGCCTCTCAAAACGCCCCACAGAGATTCCTCTTCAACAGGCCTGTGCCAGCATTGGCCAGCACCATCTTATGCAAATGTACGACTCCTTGTTTGCCCCATATCACATTGTAACGGGACAGGTATTGCTTACCTGGGATGACCTCCGCGATAAAACGCGATATTTGAACCTGCGTAACACGCTGTTTCATCTGCTCAACCGTATGGTGATACCCGTGGTAAATGAAAATGATTCGGTAGGAATCGAAGAAATACGATTTGGCGACAATGATACACTGGGCGCACAAATTGCAATGTGTATCAACGCAGGAATGTACATCATTCTCACCGATGTGGACGGCTTATATGAGGGCAATCCCCATGCCTGCCGTAATGCACGCCAAATACCGGTCGTTCCCCGCATAACGCCTGAAATCCGGAAGCTGGTTATGGAAAAAAAGAGTACGATAAGTGTCGGAGGCATGGCCACGAAACTGGGAGCGGCAGAGATGGTCACACGGGCAGGAATCCCTGCCCTTATCGGTAATGGTTATTCCCGACGTCTATCGGCACTCCTCTCCGAGGCAAAGGCAGGAACGCTTTTTATGCCTTCAGAGAGAAAAATGAAATCCCGGCAACGGTGGATCGCCTTCGCCGGAAAATCCCGGGGGACTCTCAGGATCGATACAGGCGCCTGTTCAGCAATTACCCGTAAAGGTAAAAGCCTCCTACCGGCAGGGATCAAAAATGTTTCGGGGACATTTAAAAGCGGTGATACAGTGGAAATTCACGATGAAAAGCGGACCCTTCTCGCCCGGGGGCTGACAAATTATTCATCTGAAGAAATCAAACTGATTTGTGGGCGCAATTCTTCGGAAATATCGTCACGATTAGGCCAGAAATCCTTTGATGAAGTCATTCATCGGGATAATATGGTCCTTATGCAATGATCTAACCCTGAAAATATATGCACTAATATTATTTTCTATCCGGTTGCGCATTAAACCGAATCGTTATAATCCACAATCAGCCGAGGACCTCAGGCGATTGCCGGTTTAATTTTTGTATAAAAATAGTAGAATTGTTGCATACTTTTTATTCATGGATAAGGAAGATGTCTATGGCCAAACAGTCCCCCCAAAAAATAGTTGACAAATTAGCAGGAGAGGCAAAAGATGCCGCATTACAGCTTCAATCGGCTTCCCAGCGTAAAGTAAATAAAGCTCTTACCACAATGGCCACGCTGTGTATCCGAAAAAAAGCAGTTATACAAAAAGAAAACAGGAAAGATCTGGCTGCTGCAAAGAAAAAAGGACTTTCGGATGCGATGATAAACCGTCTCACCCTGTCGGATAAGGTAATCAATTCTATGGTGGAAGGACTCAAGGTAGTATCGAAACTGTCGACGCCAATTGGCCGAAAATTCGACCGTCGAGTCCGTCCCAACAAATTGGAAATATACAAAATGAAAGTTCCTATTGGAGTTGTCGGTATTATCTATGAATCACGTCCCAATGTTACGGTTGATGCCGCTGCTATTTGCCTGAAATCGCAAAATGCCGTTATTCTCCGTGGAGGATCCGAGGCGATCCATTCCAATCGAATTCTTACCGATCTTTTTTCACAGGCTTTACGTACAGCAGGACTTCCAAAAGCGGCGGTGCAAATTATTCCGATCACCGACCGTGCAGCAGTAAATGAACTCCTGCAAAGAGACGACCATATCGATGTGATTATCCCGCGGGGAGGTGAAGCCCTTATTAAAACCGTTGTGGAAAATTCAAGGATACCGGTGATTAAACATTATAAAGGCGTATGTCACGTTTATATATCAAAAAGGGCCGATATGGAAAAGGCGATGCCCATCGCCGTCAATGCAAAAGTACAACGCCCCGGTGTATGCAATGCCATGGAAACGCTGCTTCTGGATGCCGGGCTTTCACACAAGAAAAAACATGCGCTTATTGAAGCCTTGCTTGAAAATAATGTTACTTTATGTGGTGATAAAGAAAGCCGAAAATTATCTCCCCGCATAAAGGCCGCGACTAAAGCAGACTGGGAAGCCGAATATCTCGATCTACGACTGGCCGTAAAGATTGTTGATGGTGTAGCGGGCGCAATCGATCATATCAATACATTTGGATCTCACCATACAGATGCGATTGTCAGTGAATCGAAAAAGGAAATCGATCTCTTTCGCACCCAGATCGATTCATCATCCGTAATGGTTAACGCCAGCACCCGTTTTTCCGACGGTGGTGAATATGGTATGGGATGTGAGATCGGTATCTCCACCGATAAACTTCATGCCCGTGGTCCCATGGGTGTTGAAGATCTTGTCACCTATAAATGGATCGCAGAGGGTAACGGCCAAATCAGAGAATAATGTCAATTACAGAAACGGATATACAACACACACACACACATTTTCGAAAGGATTGTTTCACCATGAGTTCAGTTGACGACGTTAAATTTAACGATCAGGGATTAGTACCGGTAATAGCCCAGGATGCAAAAAGTAATGAAGTTCTCATGTTGGCATATATGAATAAGGAAACACTCCAGGAGACTCTGGATACCGGTAATATGGTTTATTATTCCCGTAGTAGACAGACCCGCTGGCGCAAAGGAGAAACCTCCGGACATCTTCAGACGGTCCAGAGTGCGCATCTTGACTGCGACGGCGATACATTACTTTTTAAAATTCATCAGGAAGGCGGAGCGTGTCATAAAGGATATGTATCATGTTTTTTTCGCACCCGGGAAGACGATGCCTGGAATAT is a window encoding:
- the hisI gene encoding phosphoribosyl-AMP cyclohydrolase: MSSVDDVKFNDQGLVPVIAQDAKSNEVLMLAYMNKETLQETLDTGNMVYYSRSRQTRWRKGETSGHLQTVQSAHLDCDGDTLLFKIHQEGGACHKGYVSCFFRTREDDAWNITGKKIEE
- the proB gene encoding glutamate 5-kinase codes for the protein MRLNQMDRKTFYDLVTPQSTIAVKIGSRILSSPTKAASVKRIRTLVEDIVELKKKNVSVVLISSGAIAHGMHALGLSKRPTEIPLQQACASIGQHHLMQMYDSLFAPYHIVTGQVLLTWDDLRDKTRYLNLRNTLFHLLNRMVIPVVNENDSVGIEEIRFGDNDTLGAQIAMCINAGMYIILTDVDGLYEGNPHACRNARQIPVVPRITPEIRKLVMEKKSTISVGGMATKLGAAEMVTRAGIPALIGNGYSRRLSALLSEAKAGTLFMPSERKMKSRQRWIAFAGKSRGTLRIDTGACSAITRKGKSLLPAGIKNVSGTFKSGDTVEIHDEKRTLLARGLTNYSSEEIKLICGRNSSEISSRLGQKSFDEVIHRDNMVLMQ
- a CDS encoding glutamate-5-semialdehyde dehydrogenase — translated: MAKQSPQKIVDKLAGEAKDAALQLQSASQRKVNKALTTMATLCIRKKAVIQKENRKDLAAAKKKGLSDAMINRLTLSDKVINSMVEGLKVVSKLSTPIGRKFDRRVRPNKLEIYKMKVPIGVVGIIYESRPNVTVDAAAICLKSQNAVILRGGSEAIHSNRILTDLFSQALRTAGLPKAAVQIIPITDRAAVNELLQRDDHIDVIIPRGGEALIKTVVENSRIPVIKHYKGVCHVYISKRADMEKAMPIAVNAKVQRPGVCNAMETLLLDAGLSHKKKHALIEALLENNVTLCGDKESRKLSPRIKAATKADWEAEYLDLRLAVKIVDGVAGAIDHINTFGSHHTDAIVSESKKEIDLFRTQIDSSSVMVNASTRFSDGGEYGMGCEIGISTDKLHARGPMGVEDLVTYKWIAEGNGQIRE